Proteins encoded by one window of Arenicella chitinivorans:
- a CDS encoding DUF998 domain-containing protein — protein sequence MDKLFFRLGMLSGPWWVVTLAIFGALYPNYSHLYKAVSELGAFGAPHALAMNVLCLFLTGLFVILSGVGFRNFLLKQQYSTSAAWWVVILGVMLAGASVPADMDLRFASPWTVLHGIFVLLGVVPFFVASWKTHRALRDLNIQSRVVSHFPVLIIPVFLLHGLLDQGGLVQRLTILIVLTWVGLLSRHVSKAKCT from the coding sequence GCATGCTGTCTGGGCCGTGGTGGGTTGTTACTCTGGCGATTTTTGGTGCTTTGTATCCAAATTACTCTCACCTCTATAAGGCAGTTAGCGAGCTTGGGGCGTTCGGTGCGCCTCACGCCTTGGCAATGAATGTCCTTTGTTTGTTTCTTACGGGATTATTTGTCATCCTTTCTGGCGTTGGATTTCGTAATTTCCTGCTAAAACAACAGTATTCCACATCAGCGGCTTGGTGGGTTGTCATTCTTGGGGTCATGCTGGCAGGCGCCTCAGTTCCAGCGGATATGGATCTGCGGTTTGCTAGCCCGTGGACGGTGTTGCATGGCATTTTCGTATTGCTTGGTGTGGTACCTTTTTTTGTGGCATCTTGGAAAACACACCGGGCCCTTAGAGATTTAAATATTCAGTCACGTGTTGTCAGCCATTTTCCTGTATTGATTATTCCGGTATTTCTATTGCACGGATTATTAGATCAAGGGGGGCTGGTCCAGAGACTTACAATCTTAATTGTTCTTACTTGGGTTGGGTTGCTTAGCAGGCATGTTTCAAAAGCTAAATGCACATAA
- a CDS encoding DJ-1/PfpI family protein: MNIGIYIYQNAEVLDFSGPFEVFSTANRFTGPDPAFNVFLVAEDTCPVQARGGYSINPHYGFSDHPHIDVLIVVGGIHMEELSKTNVIDWVAATSEKAELVASVCTGAFILAQAGLLNGLEVTTHWEDIDALRGSYADLTVVESRRWVDTGKVVSSGGISAGIDMSLHLVSRLVGAELAERTARQMEFEWRKNSL; the protein is encoded by the coding sequence TTGAACATCGGAATCTATATTTACCAAAACGCAGAAGTGCTGGACTTTTCGGGTCCATTTGAAGTGTTTTCAACCGCCAACAGGTTTACCGGTCCTGACCCTGCTTTTAATGTCTTCTTGGTAGCCGAAGATACCTGCCCGGTGCAGGCTAGAGGTGGGTATAGTATCAATCCGCACTATGGGTTCAGTGACCACCCTCACATAGATGTCTTGATCGTTGTTGGTGGCATCCACATGGAAGAGTTAAGCAAGACCAACGTAATAGATTGGGTTGCGGCAACCTCAGAGAAAGCCGAACTTGTAGCGTCTGTCTGTACTGGCGCGTTTATTCTCGCCCAAGCTGGACTATTGAATGGGCTTGAAGTGACTACGCATTGGGAGGATATCGACGCGTTACGTGGTTCGTATGCGGATCTAACGGTCGTTGAATCCAGACGCTGGGTAGATACAGGCAAGGTTGTATCATCGGGCGGAATATCTGCTGGCATTGATATGAGCCTACACTTAGTATCAAGGCTTGTTGGTGCGGAGCTGGCCGAAAGAACTGCTCGACAAATGGAATTTGAGTGGCGAAAGAACTCGTTGTAG
- a CDS encoding cupin domain-containing protein, producing MEVVRSKEFIADCSWGAKDLASMNGISTRLHWTKEPYKWHVNDGEEVFVVLDGKVEMFYRIGGAETSCILESGDIFYASVGTEHAAHPIGEARILVVEKEGSV from the coding sequence GTGGAAGTTGTAAGAAGTAAAGAATTTATTGCAGACTGTTCATGGGGGGCAAAAGACCTCGCATCAATGAATGGCATCTCTACCCGATTGCATTGGACAAAAGAGCCATACAAGTGGCATGTAAATGATGGCGAGGAAGTCTTTGTGGTGCTGGATGGAAAAGTGGAAATGTTCTACCGAATAGGTGGCGCCGAGACCTCCTGCATTTTGGAGTCAGGCGATATATTCTATGCCTCAGTGGGTACAGAACACGCCGCGCACCCTATCGGCGAAGCAAGAATATTAGTGGTGGAAAAAGAGGGCAGTGTCTAA
- a CDS encoding thrombospondin type 3 repeat-containing protein translates to MRATQAGDDVYLVAIETSLTFEMDNDTIVDAVDNCPAQANEDQADFEGDGIGDVCDADDDGDGMSDEFEIANGLNPRNSFDRDADPDGDGFTNGQEAAFNTDPNVLNEDLNNNNIPDSVDQQRLRSTRSLPAVYKLLLLDEEIN, encoded by the coding sequence TTGCGCGCGACACAAGCTGGCGATGATGTCTATTTGGTCGCGATTGAAACCTCGCTGACCTTCGAAATGGATAATGATACGATCGTTGATGCGGTGGATAATTGTCCAGCGCAGGCGAATGAAGACCAAGCCGATTTTGAAGGCGACGGAATCGGTGACGTTTGCGACGCGGATGATGATGGCGATGGGATGTCGGATGAATTCGAAATTGCCAACGGTCTGAATCCACGGAATTCATTTGATCGTGATGCGGATCCGGACGGTGATGGCTTTACCAATGGGCAAGAAGCCGCTTTCAACACTGATCCGAATGTGCTGAATGAAGACTTAAATAATAACAATATTCCAGATAGTGTAGACCAGCAGCGTTTACGTAGTACTCGGAGTCTCCCTGCCGTATACAAACTTCTGCTGTTGGATGAAGAGATCAACTAA
- a CDS encoding acyl-CoA thioesterase yields the protein MSTSNAEQNRLLKFLSCEALDLNLFRGQSKDFNTGQVYGGQVLGQAIKAAYQTIDEGRHIHSAHAYFLLRGDVNAPIIYEVDRSLDGGSFSSRRVVAIQHGRQIFHLSASFQKQEEGLEYSETWVPPFDVVEEALANGPSKDINFQAGYLDVCYVPNERIERNDTTQYWFKTKDSLPDDLALHHTVLAYISDMGPLQATIQPHDLNAPKLEDRKRQVLLATIDHAVWFHRPFRADDWLFYECRAQSTGNGRGLAYGRIYAQDGTLVASTSQEGLLRLRR from the coding sequence ATGTCTACTTCAAATGCAGAGCAAAATCGATTACTTAAGTTCTTGAGTTGTGAGGCGCTAGACCTGAATTTGTTTCGTGGTCAAAGCAAAGACTTTAATACCGGTCAAGTCTATGGTGGCCAGGTTTTAGGTCAGGCAATCAAGGCTGCGTATCAAACTATTGACGAAGGTCGTCATATCCATTCAGCTCATGCGTATTTCCTGCTACGCGGAGACGTCAACGCGCCGATTATCTATGAGGTAGATCGATCACTGGATGGTGGCAGTTTCTCGTCTCGACGCGTGGTAGCGATTCAACATGGACGGCAAATTTTTCACTTGTCTGCGTCGTTCCAGAAACAAGAAGAGGGTCTGGAATATTCTGAGACCTGGGTGCCGCCCTTCGATGTGGTGGAGGAAGCACTCGCCAATGGTCCGTCAAAAGACATTAATTTTCAGGCCGGTTATCTCGATGTGTGTTACGTGCCAAATGAACGCATCGAGCGCAATGACACCACGCAGTATTGGTTCAAAACCAAAGACAGTTTGCCGGACGATCTAGCTTTGCATCACACGGTACTGGCCTACATCTCGGATATGGGGCCATTACAGGCGACCATACAACCACATGATCTAAATGCACCCAAGTTGGAAGACCGTAAACGGCAAGTGCTGTTGGCCACGATCGATCACGCGGTTTGGTTTCATCGGCCGTTTCGCGCGGACGATTGGTTGTTTTATGAGTGCCGTGCTCAGTCTACCGGTAATGGGCGTGGTTTGGCCTACGGGCGGATTTACGCGCAAGACGGCACGCTGGTAGCATCCACGTCACAGGAAGGCCTGCTGCGCTTACGTCGCTAA
- a CDS encoding phosphotransferase, translating to MQPSNLLANWRRWGLTAQPKIVEQFTAGQNHQTVLLQSADEFWVLKQFSHSFDLAISAQRWAAAQGLAPKIHFADDDVALMAYQESVPFAGHHIKLLAQALHKLHSAPEPTTFARFDLIEFCQQYLANLEGALAEQATSIHRGLANALHSFAQDATPWCVCHNDLVISNCLFEAKRVWFIDWEYTMLHNPWFDLAAIVLYFELDSQQSQHFLAHYAPGWEAKQQTPIFLAAQIALLWGDLLWHLSKYGTPYLLANPSRFTQLDDLTARFNTLAT from the coding sequence ATGCAACCCAGTAATTTACTCGCTAACTGGCGGCGTTGGGGACTGACGGCTCAACCAAAAATCGTCGAACAGTTCACCGCGGGTCAAAACCATCAGACAGTGTTATTGCAGTCCGCGGATGAATTTTGGGTACTAAAACAATTCTCACATTCCTTCGATTTGGCCATCTCGGCACAACGCTGGGCAGCGGCTCAAGGCCTAGCACCTAAAATCCATTTTGCAGACGATGACGTTGCGTTGATGGCATATCAGGAATCCGTCCCGTTTGCTGGGCACCACATCAAGCTTCTGGCACAGGCTCTACATAAACTGCACTCAGCACCTGAGCCAACGACATTTGCAAGGTTCGATTTGATCGAATTTTGTCAACAATACTTAGCAAATTTAGAGGGTGCGCTGGCCGAACAAGCAACGTCGATTCATCGCGGATTGGCCAACGCCCTTCACTCTTTTGCACAAGACGCTACCCCTTGGTGCGTCTGCCACAATGACTTGGTCATCAGCAATTGTTTGTTTGAGGCTAAACGGGTTTGGTTTATTGATTGGGAATACACCATGCTGCACAACCCATGGTTCGATCTGGCCGCAATCGTGCTCTACTTCGAACTCGATTCGCAACAAAGCCAGCACTTTCTCGCACATTATGCGCCCGGCTGGGAAGCTAAACAGCAAACGCCTATTTTTCTAGCTGCGCAAATCGCTCTACTTTGGGGGGATTTATTATGGCATCTAAGCAAATATGGCACGCCGTACCTTCTTGCTAACCCATCGCGGTTTACGCAACTGGATGACTTAACTGCGCGCTTTAATACTTTAGCGACGTAA
- the pnuC gene encoding nicotinamide riboside transporter PnuC: protein MMDALLAAWNATSLLEWVSVAFGVAYIILATKENIWCWPAALIGTATAIILFWDVSLLMESGLNVYYLVMALYGWYQWRYGSTDHDQLAIQRWQPLHHAIAITVILALSVASGVGLERFTQADYPFVDSFTTWAAVFTTWMVARKVLENWLYWIVIDAVSVWLFWQKGLYLYALLFVAYTVIAVFGYREWRTRYQHATQ, encoded by the coding sequence ATGATGGATGCGCTGCTCGCGGCGTGGAACGCCACTTCGCTCTTGGAATGGGTGTCGGTGGCATTCGGCGTCGCGTACATAATTCTGGCGACCAAAGAAAACATCTGGTGCTGGCCTGCGGCATTAATTGGCACCGCGACGGCAATCATCTTGTTTTGGGATGTCAGCTTGTTGATGGAGTCTGGGTTGAATGTTTACTACCTCGTCATGGCGCTTTACGGCTGGTATCAGTGGCGCTATGGCAGCACAGATCACGACCAACTGGCTATCCAACGCTGGCAACCCCTACACCACGCGATCGCGATAACGGTGATTTTAGCACTGAGTGTAGCCAGCGGGGTGGGCCTGGAAAGGTTTACTCAAGCTGACTACCCTTTTGTTGATTCATTCACCACCTGGGCGGCTGTGTTCACCACGTGGATGGTCGCCCGCAAGGTGTTAGAAAACTGGTTGTACTGGATTGTGATCGATGCTGTCTCAGTGTGGTTATTCTGGCAGAAGGGGCTGTATTTATACGCTTTGCTGTTTGTAGCCTACACCGTTATTGCCGTATTTGGTTACCGCGAGTGGCGCACCCGGTATCAACATGCAACCCAGTAA
- a CDS encoding YkoF family thiamine/hydroxymethylpyrimidine-binding protein, with translation MMLSVEISMYPLQDEYKPKIKAFLDQLNQANDVDIRTSNMSTRVFGEFEQVTQLLNSAMRHSMQQFGKIVFVCKYLEGDARQLEGYE, from the coding sequence ATGATGTTATCCGTTGAAATTAGCATGTACCCGTTACAAGATGAGTACAAACCCAAAATTAAGGCCTTTCTAGACCAACTGAACCAAGCAAATGACGTTGATATTCGTACCTCAAACATGAGCACACGCGTGTTTGGCGAATTTGAACAAGTAACGCAACTCCTGAACTCCGCGATGCGTCACTCAATGCAGCAGTTCGGCAAAATCGTGTTTGTGTGTAAATACCTCGAAGGCGATGCGCGTCAACTTGAAGGCTACGAGTAA
- a CDS encoding TonB-dependent receptor: MKKNLICVLLAGSCLCANAAAELEEVVVTAELIETSVLELPNSVSVIGQSQIDLRHASNLEDLLNLSPNINYATGASRGRFIQIRGIGERSEFQDPIINSVGIVLDGIDMTGIATGASTLDLDQVEVLRGPQGTLFGANALAGMINMVSNRPTEALESRLSLGIAEYGGQLIQGMISGPLNESLGYRIAAQNVQSDGFVENVFLDRDDTMRIDETTARAQLAWQANHDLTMNFTLFLADINNGYDAFSLDNTRQTYSDEPGVDQQDTMAGSVRARYAITAQQHLEAMLSVASSDLAYSYDEDWSHPGICDATACDSALFGFDWFYASFDAYQRDNDNTSVDLRYVSEGDQVSWVAGVYHRDQSIDLTRDYTYNDGLFRSQFDTRNSAIYGQLNYALNARWAIVGGLRSETRDVDYADSDLAQASLSEDLWGGRLALEYRTDSGAFVYGLVSRGFKPGGFNLDQELDAAKREYDTETMLNYELGFKHYFDALDLQLQAAVFYQDRDAIQTKQSVVRSIATGVAGDPCPCGFTDFTDNAASGTNRGLEVELNWAPSEHWSLYSTLGLLDTEFDQLLTFDHVNADRDNGIPYNLAGREQAHAPSYQWLLGGNLQLADNWSIHGSLEGKDDFYFSDRHELRSQAYTSINLELAYTRDKLRIALYGKNLGDETITTRGFGSFGNDPRKFYETEPYTQYGAPRVVGLRATFDF, from the coding sequence ATGAAAAAAAATCTTATTTGCGTATTGCTGGCAGGTAGCTGCCTCTGCGCCAACGCCGCGGCTGAACTCGAAGAAGTCGTAGTCACAGCTGAACTGATCGAGACCAGCGTGCTCGAATTACCCAACAGTGTGTCGGTCATTGGTCAATCTCAGATCGACCTACGCCACGCGTCTAATCTTGAAGACCTGTTAAATCTGTCACCCAATATCAACTACGCCACGGGCGCTTCACGTGGACGGTTTATTCAGATCCGAGGTATTGGAGAGCGCAGTGAATTTCAGGACCCGATAATTAACTCTGTCGGTATTGTGCTGGATGGGATCGATATGACCGGCATCGCTACCGGAGCCAGTACGCTCGACTTAGATCAAGTCGAAGTGTTGCGTGGCCCACAGGGTACGCTATTCGGTGCCAACGCACTGGCGGGCATGATCAACATGGTCTCCAATCGACCAACCGAGGCCTTGGAGTCTCGCCTAAGCCTCGGCATTGCAGAGTATGGTGGGCAATTGATCCAAGGCATGATCAGTGGCCCTCTAAACGAGTCGCTCGGCTATCGTATTGCGGCGCAAAATGTGCAAAGCGATGGCTTTGTTGAAAACGTTTTCTTAGATCGTGACGACACCATGCGGATCGACGAAACCACCGCACGCGCGCAACTCGCCTGGCAGGCCAATCACGATCTCACCATGAATTTCACGCTATTCTTGGCGGACATCAACAATGGCTACGACGCGTTCAGTCTGGACAATACGCGCCAGACCTACTCTGACGAACCCGGCGTGGATCAACAAGATACGATGGCCGGCTCGGTCCGCGCTCGTTACGCCATCACGGCGCAACAACACCTCGAAGCGATGCTAAGCGTTGCCAGCAGCGACCTGGCCTACTCGTATGATGAAGATTGGAGCCATCCCGGTATTTGCGACGCCACCGCGTGTGATAGCGCGCTGTTCGGGTTTGACTGGTTTTATGCCTCGTTCGATGCTTATCAGCGCGATAATGACAATACCAGCGTAGACCTGCGCTATGTATCGGAAGGAGACCAGGTTTCTTGGGTTGCCGGTGTGTATCATCGCGATCAATCTATCGACTTGACCCGTGACTACACCTACAACGACGGCCTATTCCGTAGCCAATTCGACACCCGAAACAGTGCCATTTATGGTCAGCTGAATTACGCGCTCAATGCGCGCTGGGCCATTGTTGGAGGCCTGCGAAGTGAAACTCGAGATGTGGACTACGCGGATTCCGATTTGGCTCAAGCGTCCTTGAGTGAAGATCTATGGGGCGGACGACTCGCGCTGGAATACCGGACCGATAGCGGTGCGTTTGTTTATGGCCTGGTGTCTCGCGGTTTCAAGCCCGGAGGATTTAATCTAGATCAAGAACTCGACGCTGCCAAACGTGAGTACGACACCGAAACCATGTTGAACTACGAACTCGGTTTCAAACACTACTTCGATGCACTAGACCTCCAATTGCAGGCGGCCGTGTTCTACCAAGACCGCGACGCGATTCAGACCAAGCAATCCGTGGTACGTTCGATTGCCACTGGCGTGGCTGGCGACCCCTGCCCTTGTGGCTTTACTGACTTCACCGATAACGCCGCCAGCGGCACAAATCGAGGTCTGGAAGTCGAGCTTAATTGGGCCCCTAGCGAGCACTGGAGCCTGTACAGTACGCTTGGCCTCTTGGACACTGAGTTCGACCAGTTGCTGACCTTCGACCACGTCAATGCAGACCGTGACAATGGTATCCCATACAACCTCGCTGGGCGCGAGCAAGCACACGCGCCATCATACCAATGGCTGTTGGGTGGAAACCTGCAACTGGCGGACAATTGGTCAATTCACGGCTCACTGGAAGGCAAGGATGATTTCTACTTTTCGGATCGTCATGAATTGCGTTCGCAAGCCTACACCTCAATCAACCTTGAACTGGCTTACACGCGCGACAAGCTGCGTATTGCATTGTATGGTAAGAACCTGGGTGACGAGACCATCACCACGCGTGGCTTTGGGAGCTTCGGTAATGACCCGCGCAAGTTCTATGAAACTGAGCCATACACACAATATGGCGCGCCTCGCGTTGTTGGCCTGCGCGCCACGTTCGATTTCTAG
- a CDS encoding glycosyltransferase family 9 protein — protein sequence MNAYNHQTSALTTPEAETAKILVIRFKHIGDVLLTSVLCNTLKQTFPKARVDFLIQNKSADLFINHPYINRVIALTPEQQKNPIKYWRLIRQITKDKYDLVIDAQSTAKSELVSMLARRSAICIGRKKSKRGFFYTHKVVPSPQRVNKIDERLSLLAPLAGMGFDIKRHDEMVVAVPPERQQRYRDIMQSKGIDFSRPVFAVSVSAKLSYKKWRNDYLQHVVDHCVETFGAQIVLNAGSDDERRDAMNFKQQSKHAEALYADINTFTLMDLAAMLSRCDLYIGNEGGPRHIAHAVGLPSVSVFSPSAKKAEWLPSTSRAHQGVEWDDLVDTTLEEKQKVHAALEIGSDDYYALYHTITPQPVIELIDDVTDFVGIQRLEHVGW from the coding sequence ATGAACGCTTATAATCACCAAACATCAGCGCTGACGACACCCGAAGCCGAAACCGCCAAAATTCTGGTGATCCGCTTTAAACACATCGGCGATGTGCTACTTACTTCGGTGCTGTGTAATACCCTCAAGCAGACCTTTCCTAAGGCCCGAGTGGATTTTCTGATCCAGAATAAAAGCGCGGACCTATTTATCAATCACCCGTACATCAATCGTGTGATTGCGTTGACTCCGGAGCAGCAAAAAAACCCCATAAAATATTGGCGTCTGATTCGCCAAATCACCAAAGACAAATACGATCTGGTAATAGATGCGCAGTCGACTGCCAAGAGTGAATTGGTCTCAATGCTGGCGAGACGGAGTGCGATCTGCATCGGGCGCAAAAAATCCAAACGCGGTTTTTTCTACACGCACAAGGTTGTGCCATCGCCGCAGCGCGTAAACAAAATCGATGAACGGCTCAGTTTACTGGCCCCCCTGGCGGGAATGGGTTTTGACATCAAACGGCACGACGAGATGGTGGTCGCGGTGCCGCCTGAGCGGCAACAGCGGTACCGTGACATCATGCAATCAAAAGGCATTGATTTTAGCCGCCCAGTGTTTGCCGTGTCAGTAAGTGCTAAGTTGTCCTATAAAAAGTGGCGCAATGATTACTTGCAACATGTGGTCGATCACTGTGTGGAAACCTTTGGCGCTCAAATTGTGTTGAACGCGGGCAGCGACGACGAGCGTCGCGATGCGATGAATTTCAAACAACAATCCAAACATGCGGAAGCGCTATACGCAGATATCAACACGTTCACCTTGATGGATTTGGCGGCGATGTTGTCACGGTGTGATTTATATATTGGTAACGAAGGCGGACCTCGCCATATTGCACACGCCGTTGGTTTGCCAAGTGTGTCGGTGTTTTCACCCAGTGCGAAAAAAGCCGAATGGTTGCCCAGCACGTCGCGCGCGCACCAGGGTGTGGAATGGGATGATTTGGTCGACACCACGCTAGAAGAGAAACAAAAGGTGCACGCAGCGCTGGAGATTGGCAGTGACGATTACTATGCTTTGTATCATACTATCACGCCACAGCCAGTGATTGAGTTGATTGATGACGTCACTGACTTCGTTGGCATACAGCGTTTGGAGCACGTTGGCTGGTAA
- a CDS encoding LysE family translocator has translation MTEYTFIAAIAGVLLVGAMSPGPSFLVVAQNALSKSRAHGVATALGTGLGVAIFAILASFGVTALIETVPSAYLVFKILGGAYLLYLAVRIWRGASEPLITEVSEGEKQTTLLQAFMLGLVTQTSNPKTALVIAGIFAAFVPSEPPQHTTALVAVIAFIIDFSWYALVAISLSLPKSRGVYQRAKAGFDRTAALFLGAVGVKLLMSRID, from the coding sequence ATGACTGAATACACGTTTATTGCGGCCATTGCTGGTGTTCTACTCGTCGGGGCGATGAGCCCTGGGCCCAGTTTTTTGGTGGTCGCGCAGAATGCCTTGTCCAAGTCGCGCGCGCACGGAGTTGCGACCGCATTGGGCACGGGTTTAGGTGTGGCGATCTTTGCGATTCTGGCGAGCTTTGGTGTCACCGCGCTGATCGAGACGGTTCCGAGCGCGTATCTGGTGTTTAAGATACTCGGCGGTGCCTACCTGTTATACCTAGCAGTGCGAATCTGGCGCGGTGCGAGTGAGCCACTGATAACCGAGGTATCAGAGGGCGAGAAACAAACCACCTTGTTACAAGCATTTATGCTTGGATTGGTGACTCAGACCAGCAACCCCAAAACCGCATTGGTGATCGCCGGTATTTTTGCTGCCTTTGTGCCATCGGAACCACCGCAACACACAACCGCCCTGGTTGCCGTGATCGCATTTATTATTGATTTTAGCTGGTACGCACTGGTGGCAATCAGCTTATCATTGCCTAAGAGTCGAGGTGTCTATCAGCGCGCTAAAGCGGGCTTTGACCGAACCGCAGCGCTGTTCCTTGGCGCGGTTGGCGTTAAACTCTTGATGAGTCGAATCGACTAG